In Silene latifolia isolate original U9 population chromosome 3, ASM4854445v1, whole genome shotgun sequence, a single window of DNA contains:
- the LOC141649049 gene encoding uncharacterized protein LOC141649049, which produces MRVSSWNIRGFTDPIKQQEVRGYLRDNKIEVLGLLETRVKINNSAAICRLFPSYLVINNYSHHYNGRIWVFLDIRRVTLVSSYVHDQLIHLELQHNASNKTFHISFVYGSNDAEHRERLWVELTGFASKVTNWLLMGDWNIVRSMEERIGPNPPSVRDMLAFNQCILDCQLDDLHSLGCEYTWTNKQDAATRVWSRLDRVLSNPLWLIHFPTTQVHVLPARVSDHSPLLVTVADINAPRKRFSYLNCWEAHEEYGTRVSEAWDMPVKGNAMYSLFLKLKNVRQKLIVLHKLSYAGISEKIKEAQQQLHDCQSCLQGNPLNQALIVKERDLLQAYLVLKQAEHSSLLQRAKV; this is translated from the coding sequence ATGAGAGTTTCTTCATGGAATATTAGAGGGTTTACTGACCCAATAAAGCAGCAGGAGGTTAGGGGTTATCTTAGGGATAATAAAATTGAGGTTCTGGGTTTGCTAGAAACTAGGGTCAAAATAAATAATTCTGCTGCTATTTGTAGGCTTTTTCCTTCTTATTTGGTTATCAATAATTACTCCCACCATTACAATGGTAGGATTTGGGTGTTTTTGGATATTAGGAGAGTCACTTTGGTTTCTTCTTATGTCCATGATCAACTCATTCATTTAGAGCTTCAGCATAATGCTTCAAATAAGACTTTCCATATCTCTTTTGTCTATGGTAGTAATGATGCTGAGCATAGAGAAAGATTATGGGTGGAATTGACAGGTTTTGCTTCAAAGGTTACCAATTGGCTTCTTATGGGTGACTGGAACATTGTGAGAAGTATGGAGGAGAGGATTGGTCCTAATCCACCCTCTGTTAGAGATATGCTGGCTTTTAATCAATGCATTCTGGATTGCCAGTTAGATGATCTTCATAGTTTGGGTTGTGAATATACCTGGACTAACAAACAGGATGCTGCCACTAGGGTTTGGTCAAGACTGGATAGAGTGCTCTCTAACCCCTTATGGTTAATACATTTCCCCACTACTCAGGTTCATGTATTGCCTGCAAGGGTCTCTGATCATTCTCCTCTCTTGGTTACTGTTGCTGATATAAATGCCCCAAGAAAAAGATTCAGTTATTTAAATTGTTGGGAAGCTCATGAGGAGTATGGTACTAGGGTCAGTGAGGCTTGGGATATGCCTGTCAAAGGGAATGCTATGTATAGCTTGTTCTTAAAGTTAAAAAATGTTAGGCAAAAGCTTATAGTGTTGCATAAGCTCTCTTATGCTGGAATTTCTGAGAAAATAAAGGAAGCTCAGCAGCAGTTGCATGACTGTCAATCCTGTCTTCAGGGTAATCCTTTAAACCAGGCCTTAATTGTTAAGGAAAGGGATCTGTTGCAGGCTTATTTGGTTCTCAAGCAAGCTGAACATAGCTCTCTACTTCAAAGAGCTAAGGTTTAG
- the LOC141649051 gene encoding uncharacterized protein LOC141649051: MKSWASCCYPYQEGGFNIKEILSWNKCVICKWIWALITQSDGFWVTWNHTYNIKHGDFWTLQKKSNHSESWRSILHVRDDLLVIAGSGDNATGLLQSCVKRGKLQLHLLYNHFRQRGNKLSWAKVAWNRVLLPKHSFFLVMAMQRKLATIDKLNARGLCMVNRCILCKMDNECHKHLFFQCSYSALIWGQILHWLNMQYRTVKMNKEMHWIASRRTCKHWKARWYISCLDATGYCIWEERNTRIFSGHEHQVDYVVKRIQYLVRVRLLYVTHPSKEGEIVVALDG, encoded by the coding sequence ATGAAAAGCTGGGCCTCATGTTGCTATCCTTACCAGGAGGGTGGGTTTAATATCAAGGAAATTTTGTCATGGAACAAATGTGTGATCTGTAAGTGGATTTGGGCACTCATTACTCAGTCTGATGGGTTTTGGGTCACTTGGAATCACACTTATAATATCAAGCATGGAGATTTCTGGACTCTGCAGAAGAAAAGTAATCATTCTGAGAGTTGGAGAAGTATACTGCATGTCAGGGATGACTTATTAGTTATTGCAGGATCTGGTGATAATGCTACAGGGTTGCTGCAGAGCTGTGTCAAGAGGGGGAAGCTCCAGCTTCACCTGTTATATAATCATTTCAGGCAACGTGGAAATAAATTGAGTTGGGCTAAGGTTGCTTGGAATCGGGTTCTATTGCCTAAGCATAGTTTCTTCCTGGTCATGGCTATGCAAAGGAAACTGGCTACTATTGATAAGTTGAATGCTAGGGGATTGTGCATGGTTAATCGCTGCATATTATGCAAGATGGATAATGAATGCCACAAGCATTTGTTCTTTCAATGCAGCTACTCTGCTCTGATATGGGGGCAAATTCTCCATTGGTTGAATATGCAATATAGAACTGTCAAAATGAATAAGGAAATGCACTGGATTGCTAGTAGAAGAACCTGCAAACATTGGAAGGCTAGATGGTACATCAGTTGTTTGGATGCTACTGGCTACTGCATTTGGGAAGAGCGCAATACAAGGATTTTTTCTGGACATGAGCATCAGGTTGATTATGTAGTGAAACGAATCCAATATTTAGTTAGAGTACGCTTATTATATGTAACTCACCCCTCTAAAGAGGGTGAGATTGTAGTTGCTCTAGACGGATAG